The Candidatus Arthromitus sp. SFB-mouse-Japan genome includes a region encoding these proteins:
- a CDS encoding oxaloacetate decarboxylase subunit alpha yields MKKFKITETCLRDGHQSLMATRLTTDEILPILHKMDSAGYHALEVWGGATFDSCIRYLNEDPWDRLRCIRENVKNTKLQMLFRGQNILGYRHYADDVVEKFIYKSLENGIDIIRIFDALNDLRNLKTSIDATRRYGGHLQVAMSYSVSPVHTHDYYINLSKQIEEMGAHSICIKDMSGILLPYNGYELIREIKNNISIPLELHTHSTCGIGEMLYLKAIEAGADIVDTAISTLGGGTSQPPTESMVRTFMGSEYRCDVNYDVLRDIADYFKPIREKYLKDGILSPKSYFINPQIIETQLPGGMISNMINQMKAQGAEDKFEDVLKEIPKVRKDLGYPPLVTPLSQMVGTQAVMNILSGEQYKMISKEIKDYVKGLYGCPPYEISKELKDKILKDGEEITCRPADLIEDEFLKIKEESLDFAKSDEDVLSYILFPQISKKFLEKKYNQNDNQVININLEFN; encoded by the coding sequence TTGAAAAAGTTTAAAATTACTGAAACTTGTTTGCGTGATGGACATCAAAGCCTTATGGCTACGCGCCTAACTACAGATGAAATTTTACCTATATTACATAAAATGGATAGCGCTGGATATCATGCCTTAGAGGTTTGGGGTGGGGCTACTTTTGATTCTTGTATTAGATATTTAAATGAGGACCCATGGGATAGGCTTAGATGTATAAGAGAAAACGTTAAAAATACAAAACTCCAAATGTTATTTAGGGGACAAAATATTTTAGGGTATAGGCATTATGCGGATGATGTCGTAGAGAAGTTTATATATAAATCTCTCGAAAATGGCATTGATATAATTAGAATATTTGATGCATTGAATGATTTGAGAAATTTGAAAACATCTATTGATGCGACTAGAAGATATGGTGGTCATTTGCAAGTGGCTATGAGTTATTCGGTAAGTCCTGTTCACACACATGATTATTATATTAATTTATCTAAGCAAATTGAGGAAATGGGTGCACATTCAATTTGTATTAAGGATATGTCGGGCATTTTATTACCTTATAATGGATATGAACTTATACGAGAAATTAAAAATAATATTTCTATTCCATTGGAGTTACATACTCATTCAACTTGTGGAATTGGAGAGATGCTTTATTTAAAAGCTATTGAGGCAGGGGCAGATATAGTTGATACCGCTATATCAACTTTAGGTGGAGGAACAAGTCAGCCTCCTACTGAATCAATGGTAAGAACTTTTATGGGATCAGAATACAGATGTGATGTTAATTATGATGTTTTAAGGGATATAGCAGATTATTTTAAACCTATTAGGGAAAAATATTTAAAAGATGGTATACTTAGTCCTAAGTCATATTTCATAAACCCTCAGATAATTGAAACACAATTACCTGGAGGGATGATTTCAAATATGATTAATCAAATGAAAGCACAGGGTGCTGAGGATAAATTTGAAGACGTTTTAAAAGAAATACCAAAGGTACGTAAGGATCTTGGATATCCACCACTTGTTACTCCTCTTTCTCAGATGGTTGGAACTCAAGCTGTTATGAACATTTTGAGTGGAGAACAATACAAGATGATATCAAAAGAAATAAAGGATTATGTCAAGGGATTGTATGGTTGTCCACCATATGAGATAAGCAAAGAATTGAAAGATAAAATATTAAAAGATGGGGAGGAGATTACTTGTAGACCTGCAGATTTGATTGAAGATGAGTTTTTGAAAATAAAAGAAGAGTCTTTAGATTTTGCAAAAAGTGATGAAGATGTGTTAAGTTATATTTTATTTCCACAGATCTCAAAGAAATTTTTGGAGAAAAAATATAATCAAAATGATAATCAAGTTATTAATATAAACTTAGAGTTTAATTAA
- the sufU gene encoding Fe-S cluster assembly sulfur transfer protein SufU encodes MNLDELYKDTILYHGKNTENRREVSPYDFKKRGVNHSCGDEITISMRVRDGVIDDIAFIGDGCMISMASTSIMIDLVKGKEVEEAKRIVDIFIKMIRREVTEDEISELGDGIVFQNIQNMPARVKCATLAWHTLNEIIQN; translated from the coding sequence ATGAATCTTGATGAATTGTATAAAGATACTATCCTTTATCATGGTAAAAATACAGAAAATAGAAGAGAAGTTTCACCATATGATTTTAAAAAAAGAGGTGTAAATCATAGTTGTGGAGATGAAATAACGATATCAATGAGGGTTCGTGATGGTGTAATTGATGATATTGCATTTATTGGAGATGGATGTATGATTTCTATGGCATCTACATCGATAATGATTGATTTGGTGAAAGGCAAAGAAGTTGAAGAGGCTAAGAGAATTGTTGATATATTTATAAAGATGATACGTAGGGAAGTTACGGAAGATGAGATCAGTGAGCTTGGTGATGGAATAGTATTTCAAAATATACAAAATATGCCGGCTAGGGTTAAATGTGCTACATTGGCTTGGCATACACTTAATGAAATAATACAAAACTAA
- a CDS encoding aminotransferase class V-fold PLP-dependent enzyme produces MNISKIREDFPALLCKTDSGLPIIYFDNAATSLKPKCVIDAMTDVYINSFGNANRGSHIAGVRASLIMDETRSSVKDFIGAKDKKNIVFTKGATEALNIIVYSYAINNLNEGDEILIGIDSHHSNLVPWKVLCSNRGIKLNYFYVDKFGEILIDDFLNKLERKPKIVSFTPVTNTFGVVHDYKTIIQKSKEFGAKVLVDASQSMTHIKFNVDADNIDFLVFSGHKVLAPQGVGILYASDDVIDDMNPFLYGGDMIDYVFEDEVTFKKFHEAFEGGTQNVSSIAGLNSAIKYISSIGLREIINYENELKKYFLYKSSGCDDIEVYGPEDDNKRVCVFSFNVIGVHPHDVSTILDSYGIAVRSGHHCAQPFMRRMELNSTTRASLCFYNTKEEIDYFFDKVSEIRNILKF; encoded by the coding sequence TTGAATATTTCTAAAATTAGAGAAGATTTTCCAGCACTATTATGCAAAACAGATAGTGGACTTCCAATAATATATTTTGACAATGCTGCCACGAGCTTAAAACCGAAGTGTGTTATTGATGCGATGACTGATGTTTATATAAATTCATTTGGAAATGCAAATAGAGGATCTCATATTGCGGGGGTTAGAGCATCTTTAATAATGGATGAAACAAGAAGTAGTGTTAAAGATTTTATTGGTGCAAAGGATAAGAAAAATATAGTTTTTACAAAAGGTGCTACAGAGGCTCTAAATATTATTGTTTATTCTTATGCTATTAATAATTTAAATGAAGGAGATGAAATTTTAATTGGAATAGATTCTCATCATTCTAATTTGGTACCTTGGAAGGTTCTTTGTAGCAACAGGGGTATTAAGCTTAATTATTTTTATGTAGATAAATTTGGGGAGATCTTGATCGATGATTTTTTAAATAAACTTGAGAGAAAACCCAAAATTGTATCTTTTACCCCAGTTACCAATACTTTTGGCGTAGTTCATGATTATAAAACTATAATTCAAAAGAGTAAGGAATTCGGAGCTAAGGTATTAGTTGATGCATCACAATCTATGACTCATATAAAGTTTAATGTAGATGCTGATAATATAGATTTTCTTGTTTTTTCTGGACATAAAGTTTTAGCTCCTCAGGGAGTTGGAATTTTATATGCATCGGATGATGTGATTGATGATATGAATCCATTTTTATATGGAGGAGATATGATCGATTATGTATTTGAAGATGAGGTTACGTTTAAAAAATTTCATGAAGCATTTGAGGGAGGAACTCAAAATGTATCGTCTATTGCTGGACTTAATTCTGCAATTAAATATATAAGTTCTATTGGACTTAGAGAAATTATAAATTATGAAAACGAACTTAAAAAATATTTTCTTTATAAATCCAGTGGTTGTGATGATATAGAGGTCTATGGTCCTGAAGATGATAATAAAAGAGTTTGTGTTTTTTCATTTAATGTGATTGGGGTACATCCACATGATGTATCTACTATTCTAGATTCATATGGAATAGCAGTAAGATCAGGTCACCATTGTGCTCAACCATTTATGAGAAGAATGGAATTAAATTCTACGACTAGAGCTAGTTTGTGTTTTTATAATACTAAGGAAGAGATAGATTATTTTTTTGATAAAGTATCAGAAATAAGAAATATTTTAAAGTTTTGA
- a CDS encoding SufB/SufD family protein, with translation MSQKVKINETIVSTYSYLKGNFSEDDFILNGVNNSDVLIDNSGVLIDFGDEIKDNISELSCKINGGVNKDIINDLIMGKFINVKVSEENAELNLKECLNGGVSAVTFNMKCDEDKTLYVNSKISGSGDQFNYFYYINAKRNSKVTLIVFTSSSSKGFINVLGEIEDDAHVEVLFVNVNKNNVYTNCELYLNGNKSSGKIDVCYICTEDFKYDYNLTSAMLGKESNALINGKGILLDNSKKIFRGAIDFKKGCLNANGNETEEVIVLSKNVVNQSLPLLLCNEKNVKGSHGFTANSINKDKVFYLLSRGFTEKQAKGLILQGKFLNILSKIRDKEIINKFMDILMEAI, from the coding sequence ATGAGTCAAAAAGTTAAGATTAATGAAACAATTGTAAGTACCTATAGTTATCTTAAAGGAAATTTTAGTGAAGATGATTTTATATTAAATGGGGTTAATAACTCAGATGTATTGATAGATAATTCGGGTGTATTGATTGATTTTGGAGATGAGATTAAAGATAATATTTCAGAGTTAAGTTGTAAGATAAATGGTGGAGTTAACAAGGACATTATCAATGATTTAATTATGGGTAAGTTTATTAATGTTAAGGTTAGTGAGGAGAATGCCGAATTAAATTTGAAAGAGTGTTTAAATGGCGGAGTATCTGCCGTAACTTTTAATATGAAATGCGATGAAGATAAGACCCTATATGTTAATAGCAAAATTTCTGGAAGTGGCGACCAATTTAATTATTTTTATTACATAAATGCTAAAAGGAATTCAAAGGTTACGCTTATTGTGTTTACTAGTTCATCTTCTAAGGGATTTATAAATGTTTTGGGAGAAATAGAGGATGATGCACATGTAGAGGTCTTATTTGTGAATGTAAATAAGAACAATGTATATACAAATTGTGAATTATATTTAAATGGCAATAAATCTTCAGGTAAAATAGATGTTTGCTATATTTGTACAGAAGATTTTAAGTATGATTATAATTTAACTTCTGCTATGCTTGGTAAAGAGAGTAATGCTTTAATAAATGGCAAGGGAATTTTACTTGATAATAGTAAAAAGATATTTAGAGGGGCTATTGATTTTAAAAAGGGTTGCTTAAATGCAAATGGAAATGAAACTGAAGAGGTTATTGTACTAAGTAAAAATGTTGTTAATCAATCACTTCCGTTGCTTTTGTGTAATGAGAAAAATGTCAAAGGGAGTCATGGATTTACAGCTAATTCAATCAATAAAGATAAAGTATTTTATTTATTGAGTCGTGGATTTACAGAGAAGCAGGCTAAGGGTTTGATATTGCAGGGTAAATTTTTAAATATATTAAGCAAGATAAGGGATAAAGAGATAATTAATAAATTTATGGATATTTTAATGGAGGCAATTTAG
- the sufB gene encoding Fe-S cluster assembly protein SufB — protein sequence MRIDDIDRSKYDFKHENYEEFISNKGLSKDIIIDISRKKDEPKWMTDFRLKSLEIYNNMNLPVWGPNIDELNIDNIVSYVKPNSRFSDDWEETPEYIKNTFDKLGILNAEKECLAGVEAQYDSEVVYHNVREDLKAQGVIYMHMELALKEHEELVKKYFMTLVPPTDHKFAALHGAVWSGGSFIYIPKGVRVEIPLQSYFRLNAKGAGQFEHTLIVVDEGAYLSFIEGCSAPKHNVYNMHAGCVELFVKENATLRYSTIENWSKNMFNLNTKRSMVEKNGRIEWVSGSFGSKVSMLYPMSILRGENATCDFLGISFASEGQYLDTGAKVVHAAPNTYSNICSKSIVKSGGVGNYRGMVTFKKNAEGSKTNITCDSLVLDDQSSSDTIPYIEINCENVDVGHEATIGNISDDKIFYLQTRGLSEEDAKALIVRGFAEEISKELPLEYAVEMNNLINVEMQGL from the coding sequence ATGAGAATAGATGATATTGATAGAAGTAAGTATGATTTTAAACACGAGAATTATGAAGAATTCATAAGTAATAAAGGTTTATCAAAAGATATTATAATCGATATTTCTAGGAAAAAAGATGAACCTAAATGGATGACTGACTTTAGGCTTAAATCTCTTGAAATTTATAACAATATGAATTTGCCTGTTTGGGGGCCTAATATTGATGAGCTTAATATAGATAATATTGTTTCGTATGTTAAGCCTAATAGTAGGTTTTCGGATGATTGGGAAGAGACTCCAGAATATATAAAAAATACTTTTGATAAGCTTGGAATTTTAAATGCTGAGAAAGAATGCTTAGCTGGTGTTGAAGCTCAATATGATTCAGAAGTAGTTTATCACAATGTTCGCGAGGACTTGAAAGCTCAAGGAGTTATTTATATGCATATGGAGCTTGCTTTAAAAGAGCATGAGGAACTTGTGAAAAAATATTTTATGACGCTTGTACCTCCAACTGATCATAAGTTTGCAGCACTTCATGGTGCAGTATGGTCTGGAGGATCATTTATTTATATACCTAAAGGAGTTAGAGTTGAAATTCCTCTTCAATCTTATTTTAGACTGAACGCAAAAGGAGCAGGGCAATTTGAGCATACTTTAATTGTTGTAGATGAAGGAGCTTATTTGAGTTTTATCGAAGGTTGTTCAGCACCTAAACATAATGTTTATAATATGCATGCGGGGTGTGTTGAATTGTTTGTTAAAGAGAATGCAACATTGAGATATTCGACGATTGAAAACTGGTCTAAAAATATGTTTAATTTAAATACAAAGCGTTCGATGGTTGAGAAAAATGGTAGAATTGAGTGGGTGTCAGGTTCATTTGGATCTAAAGTCTCTATGCTTTATCCTATGAGTATATTAAGGGGGGAAAATGCAACCTGTGATTTTTTAGGAATTTCTTTTGCATCAGAGGGTCAGTATTTAGATACAGGCGCTAAGGTAGTTCATGCAGCACCGAATACTTATTCTAATATATGTTCGAAATCTATTGTAAAATCTGGTGGTGTAGGGAACTATAGAGGTATGGTTACATTTAAGAAAAATGCTGAGGGATCTAAAACAAATATTACTTGTGATTCGCTTGTGTTAGATGATCAATCTTCATCAGATACTATTCCGTATATTGAAATAAATTGTGAAAATGTCGATGTTGGACATGAAGCTACAATTGGAAATATAAGTGATGATAAGATTTTTTATCTCCAAACCCGTGGATTAAGTGAAGAAGATGCCAAAGCACTTATTGTTAGAGGATTTGCAGAAGAAATTTCTAAAGAATTGCCACTTGAATATGCAGTTGAGATGAATAATCTTATAAATGTTGAAATGCAGGGGTTATAG
- the sufC gene encoding Fe-S cluster assembly ATPase SufC → MNLLYIQNLSVNVNEKNVLDDINISVNSGEVHVILGPNGSGKSSLSMSILGNPKYTVTNGDIFFEGERINNLTSDERARKGIFLCFQQVEEIEGLTYKDYLRELKIKVKNEKPNLAFNMSLNKKFEDVGLKESHMMRYLNEGFSGGEKKKSELLQMKFLDPKLIILDEIDSGLDIDAIRSVCSILKELLTQDKAAIIITHREEVIRELNVTHVHVLKDGRNVKTGCIELFNEINKNGYSTLLEGK, encoded by the coding sequence ATGAATTTATTATATATACAAAATCTTAGCGTTAATGTAAATGAAAAAAATGTTTTAGATGATATAAATATTTCAGTTAATTCTGGGGAAGTGCATGTTATACTTGGGCCAAATGGAAGTGGTAAGTCATCGTTATCCATGAGTATACTTGGCAATCCTAAATATACAGTTACAAATGGAGATATATTTTTTGAGGGAGAAAGAATAAATAATTTGACTTCAGATGAGAGGGCAAGGAAAGGTATATTTTTGTGCTTTCAACAGGTTGAGGAAATAGAGGGTCTTACATATAAAGATTATTTGAGGGAATTAAAAATTAAAGTTAAAAATGAAAAACCAAATCTTGCTTTTAATATGAGTTTGAATAAAAAGTTTGAAGATGTTGGGTTGAAAGAATCTCATATGATGAGATATTTAAATGAAGGATTTTCTGGCGGCGAAAAAAAGAAGAGTGAATTGCTTCAAATGAAGTTTTTAGATCCTAAGTTGATAATATTAGATGAGATTGATTCGGGTCTTGATATTGATGCTATCCGTTCAGTTTGTAGTATTCTCAAAGAATTATTAACTCAAGATAAGGCTGCTATTATAATTACTCATAGAGAAGAAGTTATTCGTGAACTTAATGTGACTCATGTGCATGTATTAAAAGATGGTCGTAATGTTAAAACTGGATGTATAGAGTTGTTTAATGAGATAAATAAGAATGGGTATTCAACTCTATTAGAAGGGAAATAG
- a CDS encoding Cof-type HAD-IIB family hydrolase, which yields MHSNIKLICLDLDGTTLKDISNISEGNIEYINKAYNSGIKIALVTGRLFIHCLYFSKVLGIPIYAVGNNGTYVYDVENNKVVYSNFFGVDFLVKIHKFVREKHFNTHYSTIDTIYSNNKLEDYHNEEDKKEYSMKEVVIDSEDSWDNVFKNHGDNICKVVVSSNDQNKLNDLILKVMELGEFEIEYSWVNTIEILKKGEGKGKGIIELRKYLDIDKKDIMCIGDSENDISMFRECGYKVAMNNAIDKLKEKADFITLDFDKDGVAYAIKNLLEHF from the coding sequence ATGCATAGTAATATAAAATTAATTTGTTTGGATTTGGATGGTACTACACTTAAGGATATTTCAAATATTTCTGAGGGCAATATAGAGTATATAAATAAAGCATATAATAGTGGAATAAAAATAGCATTGGTTACAGGAAGGTTATTTATACATTGTTTATATTTTTCTAAAGTTTTAGGGATACCTATATATGCGGTAGGGAATAATGGAACATATGTATATGATGTTGAAAATAATAAAGTTGTGTATTCAAACTTTTTTGGTGTAGATTTTTTAGTTAAAATACATAAATTTGTAAGAGAAAAACATTTTAATACACATTATTCTACAATAGATACAATTTACTCTAATAATAAATTAGAAGATTACCATAATGAGGAAGATAAGAAGGAATATTCTATGAAAGAGGTAGTAATTGATAGTGAAGATTCCTGGGATAATGTATTTAAAAATCATGGTGACAACATATGTAAGGTTGTTGTTTCAAGTAATGATCAGAACAAACTTAATGATTTAATACTAAAAGTTATGGAATTAGGGGAATTTGAGATAGAATACTCTTGGGTTAATACTATTGAGATATTGAAAAAAGGTGAAGGAAAAGGAAAAGGAATTATTGAACTTAGAAAATATCTGGATATAGATAAAAAAGATATTATGTGCATAGGTGATAGTGAAAATGATATATCTATGTTTAGAGAATGTGGATATAAGGTTGCCATGAATAATGCAATAGATAAATTAAAAGAAAAAGCTGATTTTATAACACTTGATTTTGATAAAGATGGGGTTGCATATGCTATAAAAAATTTATTGGAACACTTTTAG
- a CDS encoding DUF4214 domain-containing protein has protein sequence MLRKKFCKILFGSLICLSLSFGSIKVNAQKLYNSVNDFVIKSYEIFLNRNNLDDIGIEHWSYLLGNHNESLYNYMISLVTGEEFLSKNVNDKEFIDMIYELLLNKVPSEEESSYWVSKIQEENNKLNDINSARYEVCKIMFNENFFNEFSYEIGTTPQFQNLNNLGVAELREDYDPKKIEYINNLYKDFNEFEQAISVQSEDSSEDKNVLDVNDIISLLPIFSDSTENEIYEELKSVSSDNIKRLVYALDYKVKLPYDIQESVYISPFIQLDIDNNDDFITLGLSITARNLGKLITKSDIILGNEFIDLEIEYTDQSKYEGKGISVYEFKIKIESVEDLKLLNKILSSDLSKLRFTFDDSNTYVYNLYEKDRVRNTLRFMTNLYSQIVITSLI, from the coding sequence ATGTTAAGGAAGAAATTTTGTAAAATATTATTTGGTTCACTTATTTGTTTATCACTAAGTTTTGGCTCAATTAAGGTTAATGCCCAGAAATTATATAATTCTGTAAATGATTTTGTAATTAAGAGTTACGAAATATTTTTAAATAGGAATAATTTAGACGATATTGGTATCGAACATTGGAGTTATTTGCTCGGGAATCATAATGAATCACTGTATAATTACATGATTTCTTTGGTAACAGGAGAAGAATTTTTATCTAAAAATGTAAATGATAAGGAATTTATAGATATGATCTATGAATTATTATTAAATAAAGTTCCAAGTGAAGAAGAAAGTAGTTATTGGGTAAGTAAAATACAGGAAGAGAACAATAAATTAAATGATATAAATTCTGCAAGGTATGAAGTTTGTAAAATAATGTTTAATGAGAATTTTTTTAATGAATTTTCATATGAAATTGGAACTACGCCACAATTTCAAAATTTAAATAATCTGGGAGTTGCGGAGTTAAGAGAAGATTACGATCCTAAAAAAATAGAATATATAAATAACCTTTATAAAGATTTCAATGAATTTGAACAAGCTATTTCTGTTCAAAGTGAAGATTCTAGTGAGGATAAGAATGTATTAGATGTTAACGATATAATATCATTGTTACCAATTTTTTCAGATAGTACAGAAAATGAAATATATGAGGAGTTAAAAAGTGTATCAAGTGACAACATAAAGAGACTTGTGTATGCTCTTGATTATAAAGTTAAGTTGCCATATGATATACAAGAATCTGTATATATTTCACCTTTTATACAATTAGATATTGATAATAATGATGATTTTATAACTTTAGGATTGAGTATTACTGCTAGGAATCTTGGGAAATTAATAACTAAATCTGATATAATTTTAGGAAATGAATTTATAGATTTGGAGATTGAATACACAGATCAAAGTAAATATGAAGGAAAAGGAATTTCTGTTTATGAGTTTAAAATTAAAATTGAATCGGTAGAAGATTTGAAGCTTTTAAATAAAATTTTGAGTTCTGATTTATCTAAACTTAGATTTACATTTGACGATTCTAATACCTATGTTTATAATTTGTATGAAAAAGATAGAGTGAGAAATACATTAAGATTCATGACTAATTTATATTCTCAAATTGTAATCACATCGTTGATTTGA
- the aroB gene encoding 3-dehydroquinate synthase, which translates to MEKFILELNQRKCTILVGEDSLKYLKEILMYRRCFFIIDKIVYEKFYSTYLKELISDLNHDIYLFECVERNKDINIVIEIIRILSQNGYIRDSVLIGIGGGIVGDIAGFVSSIYMRGIKFINIPTTLLAQVDSSIGGKNAINVSGCKNLVGTFNQPHFIVIDNNFLKGLSRREIISGLAEALKYGIVCEYDFLTYIYIYLMDILRGEIEVIREIVKRSCKIKINIIKRDEYDTSIRKILNHGHTVGHAIESVTNYSVYTHGEAVIIGMYYESLIAFKLNLIDETYFAYIDKILKSFGIKFDNNVLNEDRFYEALLMDKKNKFSKISFILPISPSKVEEYMFSVNEIKEFNFSKYHF; encoded by the coding sequence TTGGAAAAATTCATTCTTGAATTAAATCAAAGAAAATGCACGATATTAGTGGGTGAAGATTCTTTAAAATATCTTAAAGAGATATTGATGTATAGGAGATGTTTTTTTATTATAGACAAGATAGTTTATGAAAAATTTTATAGTACATATTTGAAAGAATTAATTAGTGATTTAAATCATGATATATATCTGTTTGAATGCGTGGAAAGGAACAAAGATATAAACATAGTAATAGAGATTATAAGAATATTAAGTCAAAATGGATATATAAGAGATTCTGTATTGATTGGAATTGGTGGAGGAATTGTAGGAGATATTGCTGGATTTGTTTCATCAATATATATGAGGGGGATAAAATTTATAAATATACCAACCACTCTTCTTGCTCAAGTTGATAGCTCAATTGGTGGAAAAAATGCAATTAATGTTTCGGGATGTAAAAATTTGGTTGGAACATTTAATCAACCACATTTTATTGTTATAGATAATAATTTTTTAAAAGGATTATCGAGGAGGGAAATAATTTCTGGATTAGCTGAAGCCTTAAAATATGGTATAGTATGTGAGTATGACTTTTTGACATATATATATATATACCTTATGGATATATTGAGAGGGGAAATTGAAGTTATAAGGGAAATAGTAAAAAGAAGCTGTAAGATTAAAATTAATATTATAAAAAGAGATGAGTATGATACGTCAATTAGAAAAATTTTAAATCATGGGCATACTGTAGGTCATGCTATAGAAAGTGTGACTAATTATTCAGTGTATACTCATGGTGAAGCTGTAATTATAGGAATGTATTATGAGAGTTTGATTGCATTTAAACTTAATTTAATAGACGAAACATATTTTGCATACATAGATAAGATTTTAAAAAGTTTTGGTATAAAATTTGATAATAATGTTTTAAATGAAGATAGATTTTATGAAGCATTGTTAATGGATAAAAAAAATAAATTTAGTAAGATCAGTTTTATTCTTCCAATATCTCCATCTAAGGTAGAAGAATATATGTTTTCAGTAAATGAAATTAAGGAATTTAATTTTTCAAAGTATCATTTTTAA
- the aroC gene encoding chorismate synthase, whose amino-acid sequence MRYFTAGESHGKGLIGIIEGLPSNVYIDENEINNVLEKRQSSYGRGDRMKIESDKIEFISGIRNSKTLGSPISFFIKNADYKNWEKYMDPVNCDISSKRVLKPRPGHADLSGIIKYDFDDCRNVLERSSARETATRLAIGSICTQFLRNFNIESASHVLSIGKIKNSNIYCFDDIKRSDEYEFRFLDTTRRNEIVSLIDCIKSEGDTVGGSYELRIKNVPVGLGSYTHYDRKLDGLLASALISVNSMKAIEFGDGLETFMDRGSNSHDEIIYENGNYRRITNRAGGIEGGMSNGEEIVIRCYHKPIPTLYKPIKTVNILSKEVEFASVERSDYTVIPAASIVSESVAMTVICQEFLRKFSGDSLKEVLRSWKNSFLN is encoded by the coding sequence ATGAGATATTTTACTGCTGGCGAGTCGCATGGGAAGGGTCTTATTGGGATTATAGAGGGATTACCATCTAATGTTTACATAGATGAAAATGAAATAAATAATGTTTTAGAAAAAAGGCAATCTTCTTATGGTCGTGGAGATAGGATGAAAATTGAAAGTGATAAAATTGAGTTTATATCTGGTATAAGGAATTCAAAAACATTGGGATCGCCTATATCATTTTTTATAAAGAACGCCGACTATAAAAATTGGGAGAAATATATGGATCCTGTAAATTGTGATATTTCATCAAAAAGGGTTTTAAAACCTAGACCAGGACATGCTGATTTAAGTGGTATAATTAAATATGATTTTGATGATTGCAGAAATGTTCTTGAAAGAAGTAGTGCTAGAGAAACTGCAACTAGATTAGCTATTGGTTCGATTTGTACTCAATTTTTAAGAAATTTTAATATAGAGAGTGCATCTCATGTTTTATCCATAGGGAAAATTAAGAACAGCAATATTTATTGTTTTGATGATATTAAGAGAAGTGATGAGTATGAATTTAGATTTTTGGATACAACGAGGAGGAATGAGATAGTATCTCTTATCGATTGTATAAAATCGGAGGGTGATACAGTAGGAGGATCCTATGAATTAAGGATTAAAAATGTACCTGTAGGGCTTGGGAGCTATACTCATTATGATAGAAAATTGGACGGGCTATTGGCATCTGCTTTAATAAGTGTTAATTCCATGAAGGCCATAGAGTTTGGAGATGGTTTAGAAACTTTCATGGATAGAGGATCAAACTCTCATGATGAAATAATATATGAAAATGGAAATTATAGAAGGATTACTAATAGAGCTGGGGGTATTGAAGGCGGTATGAGTAATGGTGAAGAGATTGTGATTAGGTGTTACCATAAGCCAATTCCGACGCTATATAAACCTATAAAGACTGTAAATATATTGTCTAAAGAGGTTGAATTTGCAAGTGTTGAGAGAAGTGATTATACAGTTATACCTGCAGCTTCAATTGTTTCTGAGAGTGTAGCTATGACTGTTATATGTCAGGAATTTTTGAGAAAGTTTTCCGGAGATAGTTTAAAGGAAGTGTTAAGAAGTTGGAAAAATTCATTCTTGAATTAA